From one Coffea eugenioides isolate CCC68of chromosome 11, Ceug_1.0, whole genome shotgun sequence genomic stretch:
- the LOC113751500 gene encoding uncharacterized protein LOC113751500 — translation MSETETSEIHSNTKSEETSNIPQTGDLQSIQAAYRLNYKWSQFVQTFLKGKGKISHLHGTGPKKRDPKFAAWDEEDSMVMSWLWNSMLPEISDTCMFLPTAQDIWTTIRQTYSKAGDAALIYEIKTKISATKQGNLSVTQYANLLQNLWQELDQYRCVQMVCSEDAATLKNFIEKDRVYDFLAGLNVEFDQVRIQILGKERLSSLNETISLIRAEENRREVMLEPKTLEGSAMISTKSNKDTIWCTYCKKSRHTRDDCFKLHGKEQVLSRKGGFKGGKVHLTAGEDQTQEKSNQAGMGEFKKEEIEKLRNLLNSLEKSSSTCSLAQSGFGYGEDDWTC, via the exons ATGTCTGAAACTGAAACATCAGAAATCCACTCCAATACCAAATCAGAAGAGACCTCAAATATTCCACAAACAGGGGATTTGCAGAGTATCCAGGCAGCCTACAGGCTCAACTACAAGTGGTCACAATTTGTTCAAACATTTCTCAAAGGAAAGGGCAAAATCAGCCACTTGCATGGAACTGGACCGAAAAAGAGAGATCCTAAATTCGCTGCTTGGGATGAAGAGGATTCTATGGTCATGTCATGGCTGTGGAACTCCATGTTACCTGAAATAAGTGATACTTGCATGTTCCTACCAACAGCTCAAGATATATGGACTACTATTCGACAGACCTATTCAAAGGCAGGAGATGCTGCCCTAATCTATGAGATCAAAACAAAGATCTCAGCCACTAAACAGGGCAACCTTTCTGTTACTCAATATGCCAACCTTCTGCAAAATCTATGGCAGGAACTGGACCAATATCGGTGTGTTCAGATGGTGTGTAGTGAAGATGCAGCCACCTTGAAAAACTTTATCGAAAAGGATAGAGTTTATGACTTCCTTGCAGGTCTGAATGTGGAATTTGATCAGGTCAGAATCCAGATATTGGGGAAGGAAAGATTATCATCTCTGAATGAGACAATATCATTGATTCGAGCTGAAGAGAATAGGCGAGAAGTCATGTTAGAGCCTAAAACATTAGAAGGCTCAGCAATGATTTCTACAAAGTCAAATAAAGACACAATTTGGTGCACGTACTGCAAAAAATCACGCCATACGCGAGATGATTGCTTCAAACTCCATGGGAAGGAACAAGTCCTTAGTCGTAAAGGAGGATTCAAAGGGGGAAAAGTCCACTTAACTGCTGGAGAAGAccaaacacaagaaaaatccAACCAGGCTGGTATGGGAGAattcaagaaagaagaaatcgAAAAGCTAAGAAACCTCCTAAATTCCCTTGAAAAGTCCTCTAGTACGTGTTCATTGGCTCAATCAG GATTTGGTTACGGGGAGGACGATTGGACTTGCTAA